From the genome of Chlorocebus sabaeus isolate Y175 chromosome 2, mChlSab1.0.hap1, whole genome shotgun sequence, one region includes:
- the PRND gene encoding prion-like protein doppel, with translation MRQHLSRWWLATVCMLLLSHLSVVQARGIKHRIKWNRKALPSTAQITEAQVAENRPGAFIKQGRKLNIDFGAEGNRYYEANYWQFPDGIHYDGCSEANVTKEVFVTGCINATQAANQGEFQKPDNKLHQRVLWRLVQELCSLKSCEFWLERGAGLRVTMHQPVLLCLLAFVWLMVK, from the coding sequence ATGAGGCAGCACCTGAGCCGGTGGTGGCTGGCCACTGTCTGCATGCTGCTCCTCAGCCACCTCTCCGTGGTCCAGGCCAGGGGCATTAAGCACAGAATCAAGTGGAACCGGAAGGCCCTGCCCAGCACTGCCCAAATCACCGAGGCCCAGGTGGCTGAGAACCGCCCGGGGGCCTTCATCAAGCAAGGCCGCAAGCTCAACATCGACTTCGGAGCCGAGGGTAACAGGTACTACGAGGCCAACTACTGGCAGTTCCCCGATGGCATCCACTACGACGGCTGCTCCGAGGCCAACGTGACCAAGGAAGTATTTGTCACCGGCTGCATCAATGCCACCCAGGCGGCAAACCAGGGGGAGTTCCAGAAGCCGGACAACAAGCTCCACCAGCGGGTGCTCTGGCGGCTGGTCCAGGAGCTCTGCTCCCTCAAGAGCTGCGAGTTTTGGTTGGAGAGGGGCGCGGGACTTCGGGTCACCATGCACCAGCCAGTGCTCCTCTGCCTGCTGGCTTTCGTCTGGCTCATGGTGAAATAA